From the genome of bacterium:
GCGGTCTGGGAACCACATCTTTTTACAGAAGCGCGGAAACAACCGCACAAGAAAATGAACACGTGATTCGTGTGGTTCCCACCGCGAATTCCATCCATACGAATGTGATCGGGCCGCGTAATCCGAAAGATGGAACGGATTTTCATTGTCCGATCGTAATCGAATTAGATAGGTCTTCCAAAAAAATCGTAATCCGCCAGCAAGGGCAGCAGTCTGCAATTGAGCTGCGCGAAAAAGAATGGAGCAACTGGCTGAAACTGAAATTCAAAACCGGCGCATTAACCTCTGTCCGCGGAATGGTCCGTTTTTACTTTGTTCAAATGGAACCGGTGTTTGAGCTTTTTGCATCACCTGTAAATTTTGACCCCGATGCTCCACTCTTTCCCATCAGTTCTCCGTTCTCCTATGCAAGCGATCTATCCGCGAAAGTGGGCGCCTTTTATACAACCGGGATGGTGGAAGAGCATGGAGGCTTGAACAACGGACGTTTGAGCGAAGATGCGTATTTGAAACAGTGCGAAGCAGTTTTGCGAGAACGGGAAAGGATGATGCAGTATGAGCTGCAACGATTCCAGAAAGGATTTTTCTTTTGTCTCTTTGACACTCCCGATCGTTTGCAGCATATGTTCTGGCGACCTGAAGAAGGGGCGCGCAAAATCATTGAAGATCATTACGTTTCCTGCGATCAGGTGATCGGTCGAGCGATGGAATCGATCGATGACAACACGCTTTTTATCGTTCTCAGCGATCACGGAATGAACAGTTTCCAACGGGGATTTCACGTGAATACCTGGCTGCTGCAGCAAGGCTTACTGACCCTTCAGAACGGAAAACGGCCCGAAGATGCTGCCGATGGATTTTTTCGAAATGTGGACTGGGAGAAAACCAGAGCGTATGCAGTCGGACTGAGCGGTTTGTACCTGAACTTAAAAGGTCGCGAGTCAAAAGGAATTGTGGAGGAAACGGAAGCTGAAAGCCTCAAGAGGGCGATGATCACGCAGTTGCTGCAATTTGTGGATCCAGAGAAACAGGCGAAACCGGTGCGTCGTGTTCTCAAAAAAGAGGAAGCGTACAGCGGTTCTTTTTTAGGAATGGCCCCGGATCTGCTAATCAATTTTCAGGAAGGGTATCGCGCTTCCTGGGCAACTGCGCTCGGAGGAATGTCCGGCAGCGTTTTGGAAGACAATTCGAAACGGTGGTCCGGCGATCATATTATTGATCCCGAACTTGTGCCGGGTGTTTTATTCATGAACCGTCCGTTTAGCGCAAACTCAGATATCAAAGATCTGGCTCCTACTATTTTGCAAGCGCTCGGACTTGCCAAACCACCTTCAATGGAAGGAGAATCATTGCTGGCATGAAGATTCTCGCGATCGGTTTGGACTGCGCGGCTCCCGAAATCTTGTTTGGCGAAGAGCGCCTGACAAATTTTCGGCGATTGATGGAAGGCGGCTGTTATGGCCGGCTCGAAAGCGTGATCCCGCCCATCACGGTTCCTGCTTGGATGTCCATGGCAACAAGTCAGGATCCCGGATCACTCGGTGTGTACGGCTTCAGAAATCGCGTCGATTATTCCTATGATGCTTTGAGTTTCGCCACATCCAAATCGATTCAGGAGCTCGCGATCTGGGATCAACTTGCTCGCGAAGGAAAGCGCAGCATTCTGATCGGCGTTCCCCCCTCTTATCCACCGCGGAAAATCAATGGAATCTGTGTAGGCTGTTTCTTGACTCCCGATACAAATCAAAGTCAATACACGCATCCATCTTCCGTTCAGGAGGAGATCAAGAACATTGTCGGTGAATATCCTGCGGATGTGAAAGGTTTCCGTACCAACGAAAAGGATTCGCTGCTGAAGGGAATCTACGAAATGACCCGCAAGCATTTTGAAGTCATACGTCATTTCCTGCGAACGCAGCAATGGGATTATTTTCAATTCGTAGAAATTGGATTGGATCGCCTGCAACACGGATTTTGGAAGTATTACGATCCGGCGCATAAACAACATGAGCCGGGAAATCTGTACGAAAATGTGATTCGCGATTACTACTTCTATCTGGATGAAGAAGTCGGAAAACTTCTGAGTGAACTTCAGGAAGACACATTGATTCTGGTGCTGTCCGATCACGGAGCTCAAAGATTGGATGGCGGATTCTGCATCAATGAATGGTTGATTCGCGAAGGTTTGCTTGTGCTGAATGATTATCCGCAAAAAGTGACTCCCTTCAATCAGCTGAGCGTTGACTGGGAAAAAACGAAAGTTTGGAGTGAAGGCGGTTATTATGCGCGAATCTTTTTCAATGTGAAAGACCGCGAACCGTCCGGTGTGATAGAAAAATCGCAGTACGAATCCTTTCGCAATGAGCTCGCTGCAAAACTGAAACGAATTGGGGACGATCAGGGAAAGCCGATGAAAAATCTCGTATTCAAACCGGAAGAAATTTACAGGAACGTTCGCAATGTTGCTCCCGATCTCATCTGTCATTTTTCGGAGCTTCTATGGCGTTCGATCGGCAGCGTGGGATATTCACAACTTCATGTGCAGGAAAATGACACCGGCCCGGATGATTGCAATCATGCGCAACATGGCGCCTTTATTCTCGCGGCGTCGAACAATCCCCTGCGTGGTGAAATCCGGGGAGTTCACATTCTGGACCTTGCCCCGACGCTACTGGAGCTTACGGGTCATGACATTCCAAGCAGTATGCAGGGAAAATCGATCGTCTCCGGTAGGAACCTTTCCGGCGATGGAGACTACTCGCCCGAGGACGAACAGACGATCCGGGACCGCCTCACGGGATTAGGCTACATCTCGTAGGGGCGACCCTCGTGGTCGCCCGTAAAGGGCAGGCACGAGGCCTGCCCCTTACCACGCAACTTGCGCATCGGATTTGCCGACACTATTTTTGTATGCAACGCAAATCCCCAAGAGGTCTTTCTCAAATGAAAACTGCGAGTTTGGTGCTAACTATTTTTGTCTTCACAGTGCTGCCACAGCTTGTTTCGGCTGAACCTTTCGTATGGAAGGGCGTGGAATTTGTCGATCAAGAAGCATTCATTGAAACCGGCCGCCGGTGCGGCACGGTTCATCCGGACTCAATTACGGCTGCAGCAATCGATAAACAGATCCAAAACTACATGACATCTCATGTAATTTCCAATGTCACCGGCGGAACCATTAAAGTCTATTTTCATGTGATTCGCAAAGGAACCGGAATCAGCAATGGCGATGTTTCCTCCACAATGATCAACAATCAGATCAACGTGTTAAAAAATGCATTTGGTCCATTCGGTTGGGCGTTCACCCTCGTTAGTGTGGATCGAACGACAAATTCGAGCTGGTACAACCTTTCCTACGGTTCAACGGCTGAAGCGCAAATGAAGAATGCTCTTCGCAAAGGTACCGCAGACGATTTGAATATTTACTCAGCGAATCCGGGTGGTGGATTGCTGGGTTGGGCAACGTTCCCCTGGAATTACGCCAGCAAGCCGAAGAGTGATGGAGTTGTTGTGCTCTATTCCTCGCTCCCTGGCGGAAGCGCCTATCCATACAATCTGGGAGATACGGCAACGCACGAAGTGGGACACTGGATGGGTTTGTATCACACGTTTCAGGGTGGATGCGCCGACAAAGATAAGGTAGCCGACACGCCGGCAGAACGGAGTCCTGCGTATGGTTGTCCCATCGGCCGCAATACCTGCAACGGAGGCGGCGCCGATCCCATCAGGAACTTCATGGACTACACCGATGATTCCTGCATGAATCAATTCACGACAGGGCAGGATAAGCGGATGGACAACGTGTTCACAACGCACCGCTTCGGCAAATAGTTGATTTCCCGGAATTCCTAGAGTGGGAGCGCGGGCATCTATGCCCGCAAAATGCTAGTCGAGCGAACACGTTTTGCGGACTGGAAGTCCGCGCTCCAATTGATTTTTCAGACTTCGCCTGGTTCGGCGGCCATTATGTTCTCGACAGGAATACCCTTAACATACCTGTAAGCCATCGTTGTTTGTGGCAAACAGGCAATATGTTAGTTTCCTGCATCCTTGTATTTCTAGCAGCGTTACTTCTTATTTCAACTTATCTGATCCCGTTTTGGATTCCATCCAATGTCCATTCAGCGAAGGCAATTCAGTTCATCCGGCTAGGGTCCTTGATCTTGGTATTCGATGCGATTACTTTTTATTTCCGAAATAGAACTTCCAGTAAAAGCATTAGGCAGCTTTTTTTCCCGTTTATCATTGCAATATCTTCCGTACTTCTACTGATTGGTTACCGCTGGATCATAGGAGCCAAGCTTGGATTATTTGACCTGCCTACGGCGTCCGAGTCTCTTCCCTCGGGGGCGCTTTATAACGCGGAGGACATCTATGGCTACGCGGCCTGGATTATTCAGGCCAAACAGGGGCATTTTATGCTTTCTGACCTCTATACAGTGGAACCTCATGGACGTTACTATTTCAACATTTTTTTCCTGGCAGTAGGAACCATCGCAAGGTGGTTTAGCATTCCATCAATCACTGCGCTGTTCCTTTTCGGAATCGCAGGTACAGTGATTCTTCTGATTACCATTTTTTATGCCGCGCTGAGATTCGGAATGCCGGAAGGAGCCGCAAAATGGTCCTGCATTCTTGCAGCATTTTCTTCCGGAATGTCAGGAACCATAAATTTGATTGGACAGGTTGCCGGTGTAAAGACTCCTCCCGGAGCCGATCTAAGATACCAGGACGCAATTTTATTCTCCACATTTTATGCTTATCCGTACCACAGCGTTTCGTTTGCCCTGCTTTCAATCGTAGTGCTTTTAATTGCCTCATATGACAATCGGGAGTTGTCCGGAGAAAAACGTTTCCTACCGGTTTTCCTTTTATCAGTTGCTGTTCTGTTTATGAACTTCACTCACCCTTATGAAAGCATTCTGTTAACTGGCGCCTATGGGGTCTACTACGCTCTCTATCTCCTCCGAAACAACAAAACCAGTTCGGATACTCGCAGCTGGATTCTTCTTGTTCTTGCAAGCATTACGGTCCCTGCGACGATCTACCATTGGTGGGTATCACAACATCCAGTTTGGGATGAGTTCGCTAAAACTACTTTTTCCTGGCAGGCCAATCGGTTGTTCTGGCTTCTTGGATACGGGTTATCCTTACCTGCTTCTTTCATCGGCTTATGGATCTGCTTCAAACATCCTGAATATAAAAGGATTCGATGGATGGGAGTATTTCCCTTGATGCTCTTTTTGCTGCTTGTCGTTTTCAACATCAAACAAACGAAGATTTCCAGCGGAGGTCATTTCTATCTGTGCATTTTGGCGGGTCTTGCCGTCTATTTGATAAAAGAAAAAATACTGCGGATAACACGCATTCCTGTACGGAGAATTTGTTGCCTTTTGGGAACAGTTGTCCTTTCTCTATTTTTCATAAACAGCATTCTTCTTTTGTTTTTCATCTACAGCTCTTTGGAATATGAAACCGAGCTGCTGAAAGCTGTGAAGACGATTCGACACAACTCGTCGCAAGCGCACCCTCTTGTTCTTAGTGATGTTCAAGCGGGCGTCATTCTTCCGGGTTTAGGTGGCGTGCGCGTTTACTCGGGGCATCTGTCTATGACACCACATTATTTAATCGAAAAAACGCCGAACCTGGTTCGCGCGGGTTTTGAATATCCTCACAAAGGAATGTCTGAAAAGGCACAGTTTGAACACTTCACGAAGCTTTTTGTTTCAGCCAAATTTGAATTCGTCTTGGTAGAAAAGAACATGCCTGCATTTGCTTTTTCACGACGTGTGAAACAACTGCAGATTTTGGAATGCTATAAACGAAGATGCTTATTCTCTACGCCGGGGACAGGGTCAAAGGATTCGGCAAATGGCGAATACTATAACGGGGCAGTTACGACTTTGCCGTGATCGGTGATGCACAGGGGACAACCAACTCAATCATTCTGTTATAAAATGATCCGCTCGCGCTGTGAAAAAACTGGATGTTCTCCTGCTTGCCGTCTGGAGCGGTTTCATTTGTGGTGTGCTCGAAAGCGTGATTCATGTCGTCACCCGGAATTATCCGGCGGTTCTGGCGGCTGAAAAAGTTTCACTAGACGTTCTCTGGGCTGCACCACTCCTGAACATCGTTTGTTTTTCACTTCTGGCTGTTCCGCTTTTGCTTTTTCGAAATAGCCGGTGGATCGCAGCAATTTTCTCTTTTGTGTGTTTTACAGTTGTGCTCATCACACCTCAGGTCTTGCACTGGATCAGCGTTTTGCTCCTGTCCCTTGGCCTTGCCGTAACGGTACATCGTGCGATGCGAAATCGAATCGAGGCCGTGCACAAACTGCTTTGGGTGATACCTCTTTTTCTTGGCGCAGCATGGGGTTTTGTCCAGTGCTATAAGATTTTCGGAGAGAGCAGATTAGCTCGATCATTGCCGCCGGTTCCATCGCAAGCAGCCAATGTGCTCGTGATTGTTCTTGACACGGTCCGCTACGATCGAATGAAAGCAGAAAGCATGCTGACACCGCACCTCAACAGCATCGCCAATGAGGGTATTCGTTATGAAAATGCCTGGTCCACCACCTCCTGGTCCCTTCCTTCGCAAGCTTCGATTTTGACCGGAGTGTATCCGCATCAACATGGCGCTGATTGGCCGCAGCTGAAAATCCGGGAAGAGATTCCGGTTCTCGCTGAATATTTTTCGCAAAAGGGTTACGTGACCGGTGCCTTTTCCGGCAATGCTTCCTGGGTCACACCTGAATATCTCGGACGCGGCTTCCTCCGTTTTGAGACCTACCTTGTGGTGGATGTTATTCGCAGAACGACAATCGGACGCAACATGGAAAAAATTTCGAAACGACTTGGTTACTATTTGCCAAAGCATGGAAACCTTGCCCCGAATATTCGCGCGCAGTTCTTCGATTTCTTGAATACTTATCCGCAAAGACCCTTCTTTGTTTACATCTGTTACATGGATGCCAACAAAGCATTCTTTTCCAGCAAGCTGACTTCGCCGATGGCACAAGCAGTCGCGAAGTATGATCAAGCAATTGCAGAGCTGGATCAGGAAGTTGGAACATTGATTGACACGTTGCGCGAAAAGAAATTATTGGACAACACAATTCTTGTCGTGACGTCCGATCACGGCGAATCATTCGGCGCCAGGACACCTCAGGATCATGATCCGGAAGGTCACGGGACAAGTTTGTATGTGGAACAGACGCGCGTTCCATTGATCGTCCGTTTTCCAAAGAAGATAACTTCCGGACAGATTTCGCAACAGCCAACCAGCATCTATTCAATTCCGTTCCTGATCTTGCAGCTTCTTGAGTTGCGTGACGGTTCTTTCGCAGAACGATCCAATGATTCCATTCTGGCAACTCTTCGGTACGATGAGCGGAATGTGGCATCAGTGATCGGAAAAAACACGCACTACATTCACAACATCGGACGCAACCGTGAAGAGCTTTACGATCTGCGGGCCGATCCGTTTGAAAAAAAGAATCTTGCCGGAAGCAGCGATCTAACGCTCCCGCGAAATGAGCTGCGCCGTCTGATGCGTTGAGCATGAGCAATCAACCGCCAAGGCGCCAAGAACGCCACGATAGAACAAAAACAAGATTCCCTTTCTTGGCGTCTTGGCGTCTTGGCGGTTCAAACAAATTGATTTTCTGGAGTTTACTGGAGCTGATAGGTCAGGCGGCAACTTTACAACTCATCGATGCGGGCAACCGCATTCACTATCAGCATTATGATTTGCAGAAAGCCTCACCCTTGTTTCTCGCAGTTTTCTTGCTGCAGTCGGCCTTTGTCTGCGTACGCCTGATCAAACTGCGCAGAGAGATTTTCCTCTGGTTGAAAGAGCACTTCGGCTGGTGGCAACTTTTACTCATCGCGCTGCTCTTCACTTTTTCCAGCGCTGCGCTGTCCCCTTCTCCGATTATCTATTTCAGTGAGATTCTATTCGCCGCATTCGCTCAGCTTGTGCATCTGGGAAATATCGTTTTCATCGTACGCAGTATTCCGGAATCGTTTCGAGCCGATTGGCACAAGAAATTTCGTCCCTACCATGGTGCGCTGTGGATCCTCATGGTGGCGTCCGTTTTAAATCTTTTGAGTTATCAAAATCATCCGCACATCACCGATGAGGTCGTGTACTTGATACAGGCGCGTTTCTATGCGGAAGGACACATGAAAATGCCGGCCCCTCCGGTTCCGGAAGGCTTCCACGTTTATCTGATGCGTGTGGATGGAAACGAATGGTATCCGGTCCCTCCGCCTGGATGGCCTGCGGTGCTCGCGTTAGGCTCCTGGTTCGGCGCGCCATGGCTGATCAATCCGCTACTTGCCGCAATCAATTTGTTGCTGGCGTATTCAATTCTCAAACAGCTTTATGATGCACGGATTGCTCACTTAACGATCTTGTTACTGTGCGTTTCACCCTGGTACATTTTTCTCGCGATGAGTTTCATGACGCACATGATGACGCTCTTTTGCCTTCTGTTTGCGGCATGGGCTGTGCTGCGATCGCGAACAACCGGGGAATCGCTCTGGGCATTTATCGCAGGACTCGCGGTTGGTTACAGCAGTTTGATCCGGCCGGTCGATGGCTTGATTGTCGGAGCGCTCATAGCATTGTGGGCAATCGGCATCGGAGGACAGCGCTTAAAATGGACTGCGCTTTTTGCTCTTGCAGCAGGAACGCTTTTGGTGGGCGCGGCAATTTTTCCGTGGAACGCTTATTACACTGGTGATCCGTTCGTTTATCCGATTAATCTTTATACGGATGAGTACTTCGGCAAAAATTCGAATGCCTACGGATTTGGGGCGGATCGCGGAATGGGTTGGCCGCTCGATCCCTTTCCAGGTCACTCTCCGCGCGATGCAGTTCTGAATGCTGCATTGAATACATTCTCCTTGAACATTGAACTATTCGGTTGGAGCACGGGATCTTTGTTGCTTGCCGCGGCCTTCTTTTTTCGCAAAAAATTCACAAACCAGGATCGCTTAATGCTGGCAGTGTTGATCACATGTTTTGTTGCCTACTTCTTCTACTACTACAGTGGTGGTCCGGATTTTGGCGCGCGATACTGGTTCTTGATGATCGTGCCGCTCGCGGTGTTGACGATTCGTGGCATGGATCAAGTCCGCGGAGCTAATCTTGCAGTTCTTGTTCTTAGTCTGTTTGCCCTGATAAATTACGTTCCATGGAGAGCCGTCGACAAATACCATCATTACTGGAACATGAGACC
Proteins encoded in this window:
- a CDS encoding alkaline phosphatase family protein is translated as MTSKVIVIGLDGFEPKIVDSLISDKRLPNLAKLFYSRIQTTNPALTPVAWSTFATGVNPAEHGIFDFVRRDPRTYLPDLSLTRYEQKSSFLPPKVVNLRGGIPFWHFLSKEGIPSVILRCPCTYPPDNLEGRMLSGMGVPDLRGGLGTTSFYRSAETTAQENEHVIRVVPTANSIHTNVIGPRNPKDGTDFHCPIVIELDRSSKKIVIRQQGQQSAIELREKEWSNWLKLKFKTGALTSVRGMVRFYFVQMEPVFELFASPVNFDPDAPLFPISSPFSYASDLSAKVGAFYTTGMVEEHGGLNNGRLSEDAYLKQCEAVLRERERMMQYELQRFQKGFFFCLFDTPDRLQHMFWRPEEGARKIIEDHYVSCDQVIGRAMESIDDNTLFIVLSDHGMNSFQRGFHVNTWLLQQGLLTLQNGKRPEDAADGFFRNVDWEKTRAYAVGLSGLYLNLKGRESKGIVEETEAESLKRAMITQLLQFVDPEKQAKPVRRVLKKEEAYSGSFLGMAPDLLINFQEGYRASWATALGGMSGSVLEDNSKRWSGDHIIDPELVPGVLFMNRPFSANSDIKDLAPTILQALGLAKPPSMEGESLLA
- a CDS encoding alkaline phosphatase family protein produces the protein MKILAIGLDCAAPEILFGEERLTNFRRLMEGGCYGRLESVIPPITVPAWMSMATSQDPGSLGVYGFRNRVDYSYDALSFATSKSIQELAIWDQLAREGKRSILIGVPPSYPPRKINGICVGCFLTPDTNQSQYTHPSSVQEEIKNIVGEYPADVKGFRTNEKDSLLKGIYEMTRKHFEVIRHFLRTQQWDYFQFVEIGLDRLQHGFWKYYDPAHKQHEPGNLYENVIRDYYFYLDEEVGKLLSELQEDTLILVLSDHGAQRLDGGFCINEWLIREGLLVLNDYPQKVTPFNQLSVDWEKTKVWSEGGYYARIFFNVKDREPSGVIEKSQYESFRNELAAKLKRIGDDQGKPMKNLVFKPEEIYRNVRNVAPDLICHFSELLWRSIGSVGYSQLHVQENDTGPDDCNHAQHGAFILAASNNPLRGEIRGVHILDLAPTLLELTGHDIPSSMQGKSIVSGRNLSGDGDYSPEDEQTIRDRLTGLGYIS
- a CDS encoding zinc metalloprotease; protein product: MKTASLVLTIFVFTVLPQLVSAEPFVWKGVEFVDQEAFIETGRRCGTVHPDSITAAAIDKQIQNYMTSHVISNVTGGTIKVYFHVIRKGTGISNGDVSSTMINNQINVLKNAFGPFGWAFTLVSVDRTTNSSWYNLSYGSTAEAQMKNALRKGTADDLNIYSANPGGGLLGWATFPWNYASKPKSDGVVVLYSSLPGGSAYPYNLGDTATHEVGHWMGLYHTFQGGCADKDKVADTPAERSPAYGCPIGRNTCNGGGADPIRNFMDYTDDSCMNQFTTGQDKRMDNVFTTHRFGK
- a CDS encoding sulfatase, whose product is MKKLDVLLLAVWSGFICGVLESVIHVVTRNYPAVLAAEKVSLDVLWAAPLLNIVCFSLLAVPLLLFRNSRWIAAIFSFVCFTVVLITPQVLHWISVLLLSLGLAVTVHRAMRNRIEAVHKLLWVIPLFLGAAWGFVQCYKIFGESRLARSLPPVPSQAANVLVIVLDTVRYDRMKAESMLTPHLNSIANEGIRYENAWSTTSWSLPSQASILTGVYPHQHGADWPQLKIREEIPVLAEYFSQKGYVTGAFSGNASWVTPEYLGRGFLRFETYLVVDVIRRTTIGRNMEKISKRLGYYLPKHGNLAPNIRAQFFDFLNTYPQRPFFVYICYMDANKAFFSSKLTSPMAQAVAKYDQAIAELDQEVGTLIDTLREKKLLDNTILVVTSDHGESFGARTPQDHDPEGHGTSLYVEQTRVPLIVRFPKKITSGQISQQPTSIYSIPFLILQLLELRDGSFAERSNDSILATLRYDERNVASVIGKNTHYIHNIGRNREELYDLRADPFEKKNLAGSSDLTLPRNELRRLMR
- a CDS encoding glycosyltransferase family 39 protein, which produces MIFWSLLELIGQAATLQLIDAGNRIHYQHYDLQKASPLFLAVFLLQSAFVCVRLIKLRREIFLWLKEHFGWWQLLLIALLFTFSSAALSPSPIIYFSEILFAAFAQLVHLGNIVFIVRSIPESFRADWHKKFRPYHGALWILMVASVLNLLSYQNHPHITDEVVYLIQARFYAEGHMKMPAPPVPEGFHVYLMRVDGNEWYPVPPPGWPAVLALGSWFGAPWLINPLLAAINLLLAYSILKQLYDARIAHLTILLLCVSPWYIFLAMSFMTHMMTLFCLLFAAWAVLRSRTTGESLWAFIAGLAVGYSSLIRPVDGLIVGALIALWAIGIGGQRLKWTALFALAAGTLLVGAAIFPWNAYYTGDPFVYPINLYTDEYFGKNSNAYGFGADRGMGWPLDPFPGHSPRDAVLNAALNTFSLNIELFGWSTGSLLLAAAFFFRKKFTNQDRLMLAVLITCFVAYFFYYYSGGPDFGARYWFLMIVPLAVLTIRGMDQVRGANLAVLVLSLFALINYVPWRAVDKYHHYWNMRP